ATTTATGTCAGAGTTTATCATTGATGAAATAGATTACTTGAAGGTGCACCAGACTGGGACTGATGAAAAAGCTTTTTCAGGGAATAGGAAATGAATCACTAAAATAAGAAAGGAAAATAACAAACCACCAGAGCATTTCCACACTCCAGAGAGGACACATGCCATCAGAAGTCCCACAGGATATTTTATGAACCAAATTCAGGTTCTGAGCTAGGATTCAGAGTTCCTACAGgcttaagggactgtgtccccaaaTGCCACTATATCCTATATTAACAGAACCCATGGAATCAACTCATGGCAGAACTGTCTGCCCCATGAAGAGGTTATCCACACAAGGCTCAGAATCTGAGGATTTATGCATTTTGGAAATTACTATCTACTTTTAGTGTTATTCTTACATTGCATATTTACTGCCCTATTGGGGCTACTTAAATGTGAAATGAACTTTCTAGAATTTAATTTTCCAATTTTGCTCCAGACTAAATAATAGACTAAAGAGCAGTGAAAGAAGCTGCGATGCTCACTGGCTATAACACTCAATACAGGTATGGGTACCCAAGGACCATCTTGCAGATATTCCCTATAGTTACTTTACATGAGGGTGCTTTTATTGTATGAGTTATGCTAATAATCAGACACTTATGcaactttaaaaaaatgatttattcAGACAAATGTGCTGTTATTCTGCAAGTTACTGAAATTTGTACTATTTTTGGTATTCAGCAATTTTTAGCAGCAAGTGTCTGAGACATTGTGAGAAACCAACCGTATGCTTAATGAGTTTATATATTTGTAGGTTTGTTTGAAAAAATTATAACCATAGAGCAAGAAAAATATTCAGCCCTAGGCAAACAAAAGAACCACTTACATGTTTCAAATTCATTATTACTTTTCTGTAGTTGACCACAGGATAGTAACTACTGATTGAGATTTCTGATTTTATCTTGCCAGTTGTTACATCAAAAGATGGTATTTTTCAAAAATTATTTTACTATTTCAATAGCTATTAAAATGTAAATATTTCAGTGTTTTGGTAAAACATGGTTCTATGTTTAAACTTCACTTACTTGGGGTCTTTATGAGAGCTCTATGATTTACTATGTCACAGTTCATCATTTTGGGGGGTTTCAATTTTCCTTCAATCCAAATACCTTTATgctaaaggagaaagaaagattttGGAGGCTGCTTTCAAATCAATTGCCTTCACTTTTCTAGAAgtacaatcttatttattgaaaagAGATTTTCTTAGAGGTCTTCAGGTCATAGTTTTTAAAAACTTGATATCCACCTCATCCTCAGGCCCTTATCACATGTTCATATTCATAATgtatgttaatgtccatctctccctctagactgtaagctccctgtgggcagtgtgtgtctcccaactctgttgtattgtactatcccaagtgcttagtacggtactctgagcatagtaagtgttcaataaataccattgactgattgactgattctagacCTCTACAGTTCCACCAGGTTCTAAAGCTTTGAAGACCTCTGTCcactttccctttccacaatgctctctcacttgtctgtgAATGCTAAAAAAACTGTATCTCTTTTAAGTTTTAGAGTGCTCAGATCAGAAACTTGAGAGATGGATTACGACTGATTCTAAATGGAGAAGGAAGAACCAAACATTTTTAGAAATAAAACTTATTTTATAATTTATGGATGATCTGAATTTGAGCAGACATCAACAATCATTAGGTCTTAGCATTTTAGAACAAAAGTACAGGAAAGAAATGTATAAAGGTTACAATTAATCAGAGCCATTTGTTTATGATGTTCCAAAATGGATAACCCaacgattaattaattaatggaaagagcacggccttgggagtcagaggacatgggttctaatcccatcttcccccacttgtcaactgtgtgtacttgggcaagtcatttcacttctcggtgcctcagttacctcatctgtaaaatgaggattaagactgtgagccccacgtgggacaacctgattagcttgtgtatctaccccagcacttagaacagtgcgtggcacagagttagtgtttaaaaaacaccatcattatcattactattactcagTCCTACCTGGATTTTATTTTAGTGCGTGTCtctccttcgactgtgagccccacttgggatagagactgtaccAACTTGATTACTTAAGTATACTGCTTGTGACATACAAAGTCCTtaacagtaccattattattatgaaagccaTAGATATTTAAAGGTAAATTCAAGTTTTAGTTCTCTGTTCTTATTAAGAAACATCTATTTTATGCCTATGAAGTAGGGTgaatcttttaaaaaatattttgaaatatttgTTTTCTAGTAAGGTGAATGTGTGCACTGGATTGATGAGAACAGAGCTAAAACTTCCATCTTTTCAGACATCTGAAGTGGGATAGCATCACTGACTCAAATTTATTCCTAAGCAAACGTTTCTGGGAAATTTGCTCAAGAAAAGATTTCTAAtttgctcagaacaatgcttgttGCCAATTTTATTTTAAGCTGTCATATTTTGTTTCTTATAAGCCGCCTTAAATAAGCTTTAGAAATAAACCTattacagtggctcagtggacaagACAAATCACAAGAGTCCTGATTATTATCACCTTACATTTACCAGTTTTTGACATAGGAAAACTCATTTGAGTTTTTTAAATCCTCTACTTCTTTTGTGATCCAATTTTGCCCACTGGATTTTTTGCCTTTACTAGGACACTTTAAAATCCTTTCTTCAAGCTTTTGAACAAACATTTATTTTAAGAGGTTTAGTCTCCGATATTTTGTTAGAAAAAATGTATAAATTTTAAACTTGGGGTAGTCTGAGACAAAGCCATCAGAACTTAATCTTTGCCACAGAACTTCATTTGCTCTTCAACTCTCTTTCAAATTTGGGAGTCAAGTTTAatttgacatttatttattttaatacattTAGTCTCTGAAAAATGAACTGCTTTCATCTTTACCCTTATGACCAGTTTATAAACTCCTTTTTTTTGTCTTTCAGGATTAAAAAGGAAAGCATGGGCTATCAGGAATTTCTGGTAGCTCATATGCCCCTGGAAACTTAGCCCACCTTATATTTAGACTTACAGATGAACATTTCGGTGTCGTGCTTCCAGTTTAAAGAAAAGAAGTATGGGCGACAAGGGTGGATAATCTGAACTTCAACCTTCAAGAATGAAGTAGTAGACTTCTCCAAATGTTGGATAAAAATAGTTTAAATCTAGCATAACTACTTGAAAGAAGAACAGTGAGGATCAAACAAATAAGACCAAGAGATGGgtgaaaggaaaacaaaaccaaGGACTTTTTAATGTGAATATCTTTAAAAGACTCCCTCAATGgtatacatgtgtgtatatatatatatatgcatatgtgcatatatatgtctTTCACAAGCAATTTATCTGTAATTGTCTGTGAATGTTAATGATACAAATTTCCAGAGGAGGGGCTCTTAAAGATATAAGGGATTTTCTAACTGACTAATTCATTAAATGGCTAGAGGAAATCACACTACAGTTACTGAATTCATTCTTGTGGGATTGACAGATCGTCCAGAGCTTCAGGTCCCTCTTTTTATGCTTTTTCTAGCAATATACTTTGTTACACTGGTAGGGAATATTGGAATGATTGTTTTAATCCAGGTCGATTCCCGACTTCAAACGACTATGTACTTTTTCCTCAGTAACTTGTCCTTCTTGGACTTATGTTATGCCACAGTCTTTGCTCCCAAAATGTTGGCAAACTACTTCTCAGAGAAAAAAACCATTTCTTTTGCTGGATGCTTCACTCAGTGTTTCCTTTTCATCATGTACGTATCCTCTGAGGGCATCCTGCTGGCTGTCATGGCGTTCGATCGCTACGTGGCAATCTGCAACCCACTGCTTTACAACATCATTGTGACCAAGAAGCTCTGTATCAATCTTGTGGTTGGGTCCTATCTCGGAGGAATTATAAACTCACTGTCACACACAGGGAGCTTGCTGAGACTGCCTTTCTGCGGTCCCAATGTTGTGAACCATTATTTTTGTGATGTCCCTCCACTGCTGAAGCTCCCCTGTGCTGATACCCGCATTAATGAGATCCTCCTTTTCACCCTCTCTGGGATTCTAGCTATCATCACTTTCCTGTTCGTCTTCATCTCCTACATTTTCATCGTGGCTACCATACTGAGGATCCCCTCTactgaggggagacagaaagcttTTTCCACCTGTGCCTCCCATCTGACAGCCGTGACCTTGTTTTACAGCTCAGTTAGCTTTAGCTACGTCCAGCCGACATCACTGCATTCTCTGGATCAGGAGAAAGTAGTGGCCGTATTTTACACCTTGGTAATCCCCATGTTGAATCCGCTGATATACAGCCTGAGGAACAAAGATGTGAAGGAGGCCTTGAAAAAAGCCATGacttaaaaaaattatttccatGGGTGCTTTTgacaagtgagagggagaaaagaacttCTTATGATAGGACTGAAAATGAAACATGGTACAGTGGTGTGCTTTCTTTGAAATTCTTATAGGCTTGTGAAATAGTAATGCTCACACTTAGTGTTTAAATGGGGTGCAAATGGGCAGCAAAaagaatatgtatatatgtaggtATACATAAATATATTACATTTTACAGCTACTATATATTCAATATATTGCTGTTCCAATGACTAATTGGTGACTAATGACTAATATAAAAACATGAAACATGAGTCCTTTATCAAGGGACACTacatacaattataataataataattattgtatttggtaagcgcttactatgtgccaagcactgttctaagttctgggatagatacagtgtaatcaggcttTCCCATGTGGagatcacacttttaatccccattttacagatgagatatctgaggcacagagaagttaagtgacttgcccaaggtcacacagtagacaagaggcagagccggtattataacccatgtcctttgacacccaagcccatggtcctttcactaagccacatccagtctagactgtgagcttgttgggagcagagaatgtgtttgatgctataatgtactctcccaagtgcttagtaaagtactttgcacacagtaaatgctcaataaatatgatttataataataatattccaaATATTTTTTATGGCTTGACAATAAATGAATAGAGATTTGGGGGGTTAAAGATTTATTTTATCTCATTGCATTATTAATATATGTGTTAGATGACAAGATCTAAGGAAGAAAcaattgccttttttaaaaaacagcttTCCCCTTGTGAGGAGATTGGAAGAcagcagaatactgaactagCTGGTGAATGGTCTTAATAGAATTAGAATCACAAGCTACTttgtcatcttcatcattatcatccactTGTATTGAAAcattcctgattagactgtaagcccgtcaaacggcagggactgtctctatctgttgccgacttgtacattccaagctcttagtacagtgctctgcacatagtaagtgctcagtaaatactattaaatgaatcagTGTGTGCAGGGACAATAAATGGAATACTTTATTAAGAAgtagaaagaaaacagaaaaatgggCACAAAGGTTCTAATGCTTTTAAATATTATCACACTAAATACCCTGAtgctttgtatttgttaaatgcctgttATTCACCAAATTCTTTAAACTTGGGATAATGAAGTCATATTGATCTTCACAAACAACTTACCTCCAATTATCCCAAAACATCCTTAACGAAATTCACTAATTCACTTGTGTCATTCTTGATTTCTATTCTGTCACtactgtcttagagaagcagtgtggctcagtggaaagagcacgggctggggactcagaggccatgggttcacatcccagctctgccacttgtcagctgtgtgactttgggcaagtcacttaacttctctgtgcctcagttccctcaactgtaaaatgggaattaagactgtccccacgtgggacaacctgatgaccttgtatcctcccccgcacttagaacagtgctttgcacatagtaagagcttaacaaatgccatcattattattgctattatctatGGTATAGTCATCAGTTTATGTTTACTACGTCCCTCTAGGTTTGGAAGCAACTCAAGGAGTGGGATTGCATATTTTACTTCTTTTACATTTTCCTCACTTAGAAATGAACAAATCAATAAAAAATACTTAGGTGCTAATGCAGTCGATGGAATGACTCCAATCCACTAATAGAATTAATTgaccgcctactgtgtgcaattcATTTTACTAAACAGGGTCCAATAGAAGCCAGCACGAAttacctacattcattcattcagtcatatttattgagtgcttactgtgtgcagagcactgtactaagcagtatatTTGAgctgcttacactctaatggggttaGAAAGACACAAATAGCTTTACAGACATGAAGAAGAAACTGGAAATACAGATATTTTGAAAAGCATTTGGTTAAATAGAGTAACTAAATTAATAGGAACAGAAGAGCTATGGGTGGTTCTAAATAcatacaggaagcagcgtggcttagtagaaagagcacaggcttgggagtcagaggacatgggttctaattccggccccaccacttgtctgctgtgtgaccttgggcaagccgcttaacttctctctgcctcagttacctcatctgtaaaatggggattaaaactgtgagccccacgtgacacaacctgattaccttgtatctaccccagcatttaaaacagtgcttggcacatagtaagtatttcacaaatactataattatattaTTGTTTTAAGTACTGTGAAATAGTgaaaaagtgctgaggggtggtaGTTGGGAGAATGTAAAATgactgagaaagttagcattaagtATGTCTTTTGAAGGGACTGACTTTTTGGgaaggggactgaggaggggaaggCCATAGTTTGGTGCAGTTTTTTAGGAACAGCGTTTCAGACAGGAGAAGGTGGTCTGAGCAATGGGTTGGAGCTGGGAAAGTAGTGGCCAACATGCAGTTAGAAGATTTCTTCAGACTGTATAGGTATAAAGCGAGAAAGCCAGAGTGTAGCAAGAGAAAAGAACATAAAGCTAAGAAGGAGTCACATATGGGAGAGCCTTGAAACATTGgatagaagattttttttttttgcaagaacAAACAGGTGGTtacgggagatttttgaggagaaaaacTGTTTTCCAATTATCATTTTGAAATGATGATCCAAAATGCTATTTGGAGTATGGGTTGAAAGAAAGAAAtgctggaggcagaaagaccagGATGATGGCTGATTCAGTAGTTCACGGGGCCACAGTGGTCCAAGTATCATGGCATAGAACCAGGGTGATTAATGGTGGCATTGGTGGTTATAAGAGTGGTGAGAAAATGTTATCCTGGCAGTGGAATATTAGAAGCCCAAAGAGGGAAAGTGAGAGGAAGCTAGTCTGTGCTTACTGAGGTGAAATAggtaaaaaaatcattattagccTTTTTAGGTTTTGAAAGAAGTCTGAAAATTTATAGTATGCAAGAGGAATTTTACAAGGGAATAGGGTTGAAGATTTTAAAGAGAGATTTCAGGAGAGCCAGTCTGAGGTTGGAAAGAAGACAGAAAGTGAATTAAATCAAAATTAAGGGGTAAGATCAGAAAAAAATATTAGGAGAAAGGGAGGCCTAGAATGGGTAGACTGCAACCTGATCTAACTGTGTGGGGAAGAGAGTCAAAAGATGGAgtttccactacttgtctacgtGTCACCTTCTCAGAAACTGGGACTCCTCTTGGTTATGAATTAGTGAAAAAAATGATCCGAGATAAAGACTAAATATTTGATAAGGAATATAAAAGTTAAATATTGAATGGGAGGAAAGTAGGGCGGTGAGAATGAGGAAAGATCTGTAAAAATGACAGGAGGAATGTATCCTGGGAAAATATAGTATACCTTTGTGAACCAAACCATCGTAACCTAATAACAATCTATCCTCGAGACACCTAGGTGATTTGGAGATTTAATGATCCTCTTATTTAAATTATTGTTAAGTTTTTCGAAGGAACTCCTGGGACACTGTCCCCAAGTGAAACTGAAGAAAATATAAACACAACTCTGCTTTTCAAAAGCATCCTTTTGGAGGACAAAAGTTAAGATTTCTTTTTTGACTCTATGAGCAGAATGTGTGCTCATTTTAGCCTTCAacttgaatggaaaaaaaagttgAGATATTTTAGTTCACCAAATAGCAAGTATTTCAACATTTATTAACATTTAAAATGGAGGCATGTATTTCGAAGAGGGTCTACAGAAGTCTGAAAATGCTCTGCTCCCTACTGGAGGTGGAACGAAGGGCAGTGGAATGTAGGTAATATTCTTGCAAGATGTGCTGTCTGGAAATTGcattttccagatcagaggcCTCCATTTCCTAGAATCTCCTTGGAATGAGACCCCTATCAGCAACTCAGGCAGTCATCAAATTTATGAAAGGGAACTCTTGCTCTCTCAGTTCCTGCCTTTTGGGTCATAATCTGGAAGCTTCATCTGGTGACCTACTTCATACGCTGACCTGTAAGTAGACACACTGCCTGAATATCTAAGTTTCCTTTTGTATTAATGAGACTCTGCATAAATAGTGAATCTTATATATCTAGTGCAGCGTAAGTATACTGATCTAGTTTAAGTTTCCCCCTTTTATCTTCCCCTGAGGATTAAACCAAACTGCGAGGGCTGAGTGATGAATGTACAGAGGTACCTAGATTTTTACTCTGGTTGCTTCACCTCTAGCCCTGATAGAACACTTTTCACTGATGCTCATTGGATGGTATTTGCAGCTCCATGATTTGTAAACTTGATCTGAGACAATGAAAAACCTCATTTtataaacaataacaataataacaataataatggtatttgtttagttcttactatgtgccaggcactatactaagcactggggtggatgcaagcaaatcaggctggacacagtccctgtcccatgtgaggttcacagtctcaatccccatttttcagatgaggtgactaaggcacagagaagttaaatgacttgcctgaggtcatacagcagacaagtagtggagtcagtattagaactcgtgtccttctgactctcaggcccatgctctttccactagggcatgattgatggtatttattgagtgcttactgaatgaagagtgctatgctaagctcttgggagagaacaatattacagagttggtaagtcatggtctctgcccacaaggagcttacggtccttagagggagacagacatgaaaataaattacgggtatggatatgtgctgtggggttgggggtggggtgaatatccagtgttcAAAGGGctcaaatcaaagtgcaagggtgatgcagaagggagagggagtaggggaaattaggaaaTGGTCAgggaggtcttttggaggagatatgatcttaataaggctttgaggatgggaagaatgatggtctgtcagacttgaagcggaagggagtcggggggaaGAAGTAGGCAGTTTGTGGTTGAGGGGTCGTCAATGAGATATAGGACATGACTGTAAAAGTGGACATGAGTCTCAGTGGACCCTGAAGTCACATAAATACTGAGATAAGTGATGAACACTTCCTTGTACTAATTTTATTCTttaaggtgatgatgatgaggtcttCCATCAGGAATGACAGAGAGCTTCATTCCTCAGACTTTAGAAAAGatttgattatagtgctagtaaTTTAGCATCATACACCCTCAAAAGTTGGTACTTCTGAAGACCATCTCATCCTTTTGAGTaactgcagtgtggcctactggaaagagcccaggcctgggagtgagaggaagtgggttctaatattgggtctgccccttgtctgtggagaccttgggcaagccactaaatttctctgggcctcagttccctcatctgcaaaatggggattcactacctgttctccttcctacttagacttcctgctagctcactgtgggcagggaacatgtagacctactctgttgtattgtacatttagtagagtgctctgtacacagtcagtgttcaataaataccactgattgattagaccaGAAGCCCCGTGTTTGACCTGATTCTCACctgactaccccagcatttaagtacaatgcttgatgcacagtaagaacgtaaaccccattttacagatgagggaactgaggcactgagaagttaagtgacttgcccaaagt
This portion of the Ornithorhynchus anatinus isolate Pmale09 chromosome 3, mOrnAna1.pri.v4, whole genome shotgun sequence genome encodes:
- the LOC100089146 gene encoding olfactory receptor 1052-like → MARGNHTTVTEFILVGLTDRPELQVPLFMLFLAIYFVTLVGNIGMIVLIQVDSRLQTTMYFFLSNLSFLDLCYATVFAPKMLANYFSEKKTISFAGCFTQCFLFIMYVSSEGILLAVMAFDRYVAICNPLLYNIIVTKKLCINLVVGSYLGGIINSLSHTGSLLRLPFCGPNVVNHYFCDVPPLLKLPCADTRINEILLFTLSGILAIITFLFVFISYIFIVATILRIPSTEGRQKAFSTCASHLTAVTLFYSSVSFSYVQPTSLHSLDQEKVVAVFYTLVIPMLNPLIYSLRNKDVKEALKKAMT